In Candidatus Cloacimonadota bacterium, the genomic window TGAGGCATTGGAGTTCAAAGCGCATAAACTAACTATCACTTATTTAATATCTTATGGGCGGTTTGGACTTCAAGGCAGTGCATGATTACACGCCTGCTTTTGAAGTCCATGAGGCCTATTAAGTTCAATATCAGCAGGAACTTAATAGGCCTCATGAACTCCAATAGCATTGTTCAGAATAAAGCCCACCAAACCGATATCTCGTGCATAAAAAACCTGCTATCTATAGGTGTGCAACGGCCATCTATAAGCAGAAGAGCTTTGCGCATGGCTCCAATAGTTTTATGGCCTACCGCCTGTTTTCCAAACAGTTCAGGGAAGCACTACCTGTGGTTTATCCGGAGATTCTCCTTTCTGCAACGATAATCCTAACTTGATTCTTGGGTAATTCTAGTCTGGCTAACTGAGAATGAAGAGAGACATATATCACATAATTGTTAATAATGCCTTACTGTGCATCTTGTTGTAAGCATCATGGGCATGGTCTATTCTTAAAGAATATTCGCTGCGGAAGATGCAAGCATAAGAAACAAGGTGGTAAAAAACGATGAAACATTAAACCTTGACAATAAGGTGATGATACCGTAATTTTGTTTTTTATGTAATTGTTTGTAATTAAGGAGATAAACATGTATTTAACCGATGCCCAATTGATGAGCGAAATCCGGCGCTGTGAATATTGCGCCACCAAACCCTGTAAAACCGCCTGTCCCTGCGATTGTTCTCCGGCAGACTTTATGATGGCTGCCTCAGGCGGGACAAAATCAGATTTTAAGAGAGCAGCCGGCATCATACTGGCATCCAATCCTTTAGGTGGGATTTGCGGTGATGTATGTCCGGATCATCATTGTGTGGAAGCCTGCGCACGTGAAAAGTTCGATACTCCTATCCAAATCCCTGCAGTGCAAGCCACTATCATCAAGAAAGCACGTGAAATGGGTGCAAATCCGGAGTTTATCCTTCCGCAGAGTAATGGTATCAAGATTGCAATAATCGGTGGTGGGCCCGCCGGAATCGGTACTGCAGTCAGTTTGCGGCAATTGGGTTATGAGCCCGAAATCTTTGATGCAGACGAGCTAGGCGGGCAGGCTGCTTTGATTCCTCCCGGCAGGTTAGATCGGGGTATGTTAATGGCTGATTTGATGTGGGTAAGCGAAGCTTTCAAGATTGTTCACCACAAGAAAAACATACCTGATCCCAAAGCACTTCTGGATCAGGGTTTTACTGCGATTGTTGTGGCCGGTGGCTTGAATGATCCCATCCGTTTGAACATTCCGGGGGACGAAAAAGCAATCTATGGCATG contains:
- a CDS encoding FAD-dependent oxidoreductase, encoding MYLTDAQLMSEIRRCEYCATKPCKTACPCDCSPADFMMAASGGTKSDFKRAAGIILASNPLGGICGDVCPDHHCVEACAREKFDTPIQIPAVQATIIKKAREMGANPEFILPQSNGIKIAIIGGGPAGIGTAVSLRQLGYEPEIFDADELGGQAALIPPGRLDRGMLMADLMWVSEAFKIVHHKKNIPDPKALLDQGFTAIVVAGGLNDPIRLNIPGDEKAIYGMEILKQPGCFLFAGKKVALVGGAIAADQALTIAQAGAAHVEMITLETF